A single genomic interval of Hemibagrus wyckioides isolate EC202008001 linkage group LG13, SWU_Hwy_1.0, whole genome shotgun sequence harbors:
- the fam20a gene encoding pseudokinase FAM20A: MARMKRDRFLLAITFIVILTVDVYFVLLPRLRAWYDLSSGGCNCHGVNGSVRYPEQVPHKKTLSSNFVSQKGSKLKRLFGHPLYNIHLPELSPDERLLEEEALMEYYRRKVTRWQRQQKFYVEAAAASNISLPEQPVNFNTDASWLRFHLGINRYSLYPRDDENIDQLLHDMQSATIIGADYTQDEKALKGACDCSQVVKPSGHHLKLALKLQDFGKAMFKPMRQERHEETPEDFFYFVDFQRHNAEIASFHLDRVLDFRRVPPVVGRLINVTGEVLYTTYNEELRSVFFTSPANNTCFFAKCLYVCKTEYAVCGHPDLLEGSMSAYLPGLSVAPRISIPSPWIRSYTFTGKEEWEVNPSYCDTIKKLYPYSSGNRLLNIIDMAIFDFLTGNMDRHHYEIFTKFGDEGLLLHLDNARGFGKHSYDEMSILAPLTQCCMIKRSTLLRLQLLMQPEYRLSDVMRESLDRDPLRPVLTELHLQALDRRLERVIRSVSRCVKKLGEAKVVVTDFIEASGAATERNHKKSR; the protein is encoded by the exons ATGGCAAGAATGAAGAGGGACCGGTTCCTGTTGGCCATCACCTTCATCGTCATTCTGACAGTTGATGTCTACTTTGTTCTGCTTCCCAGGCTGAGAGCCTGGTACGATTTGTCCAGCGGTGGCTGTAACTGCCATGGGGTCAATGGCAGTGTTAGATATCCTGAACAGGTTCCTCACAAAAAGACCTTGAGTTCCAACTTTGTCTCTCAAAAAGGATCCAAGCTGAAAAGGCTTTTTGGCCATCCGCTGTACAATATTCATCTGCCAGAGCTAAGTCCAGATGAGAGATTGCTGGAAGAAGAGGCGCTCATGGAATATTATAGGCGGAAAGTCACCCGCTGGCAGAG ACAGCAGAAGTTCTACGTTGAAGCAGCAGCTGCATCAAACATCTCATTGCCTGAGCAACCTGTAAACTTTAATACTGATGCTAGCTGGCTGAGATTCCATTTGGGGATCAACCGATACTCACTCTACCCCAGAGACGATGAAAACATCGATCAGCTCCTGCATGATATGCAGAGTGCCACCATCATTGGAGCAG ATTACACTCAAGATGAAAAGGCCTTAAAAGGAGCATGTGACTGTTCACAAG TGGTTAAGCCAAGTGGCCATCACCTGAAACTTGCCCTGAAGCTGCAAGACTTTGGGAAAGCTATGTTCAAACCTATGAG ACAGGAACGGCATGAGGAGACACCGGAGgacttcttttattttgttgacTTCCAGAGACACAATGCGGAAATCGCTTCTTTCCATCTGGACAG AGTCCTTGATTTCCGGAGAGTTCCACCTGTAGTTGGGAGACTCATCAATGTCACAGGCGAGGTTTTGTACACAACATACAACGAGGAGCTCCGTAGCGTATTCTTCACCTCGCCAG CAAACAACACATGCTTCTTTGCcaagtgtctgtatgtgtgtaagacGGAATACGCAGTGTGTGGACATCCAGACCTTCTAGAAGGGTCCATGTCGGCCTACCTGCCTGGACTGAGTGTAGCACCCCGCATTTCCATCCCCAGCCCCTGGATCCGCTCTTACACTTTTACTGGAAAAGAGGA ATGGGAAGTCAATCCATCATACTGTGACACCATCAAAAAACTTTACCCCTACAGCTCTGGAAATAGACTATTGAATATCATTGACATGGCCATATTTGACTTCCTGACAG gAAACATGGACCGACATCACTATGAGATTTTTACCAAGTTTGGTGATGAAGGACTTCTGCTTCACCTTGACAATGCGAGAGG GTTTGGAAAACACTCTTACGATGAGATGTCAATCCTAGCACCGCTGACCCAGTGCTGCAT GATTAAGCGCTCGACGTTGCTGAGGCTGCAGCTGTTGATGCAACCAGAGTATCgtctcagtgatgtgatgagagaGTCTTTGGACCGAGATCCACTTCGACCCGTTTTGACTGAACTCCACCTGCAGGCTCTCGATCGGAGACTGGAGCGTGTGATCAGGTCTGTGAGTAGATGTGTGAAGAAGCTCGGGGAAGCCAAGGTGGTGGTCACAGACTTCATAGAGGCCTCCGGTGCAGCTACAGagagaaaccacaaaaaaagCAGGTGA
- the prkar1ab gene encoding protein kinase, cAMP-dependent, regulatory, type I, alpha (tissue specific extinguisher 1) b, whose translation MASSSEEERSLRECELYVQKHNIQQLLKDCIVQLCTARPERPMAFLREYFERLEKEEAKQLINQQKASSRSDSREDEVSPPMNPVVKGRRRRGAISAEVYTEEDAASYVRKVIPKDYKTMAALAKAIEKNVLFSHLDDNERSDIFDAMFPVTYIAGETVILQGDEGDNFYVIDQGEMDVYVNNDWATSIGEGGSFGELALIYGTPRAATVRAKTDVKLWGIDRDSYRRILMGSTLRKRKMYEEFLSKVSILESLDKWERLTVADALEPVQFEDSQKIVVQGEPGDEFFIILEGCAAVLQRRSENEEFVEVGRLGPSDYFGEIALLMNRPRAATVVARGPLKCVKLDRPRFERVLGPCSDILKRNIQQYNSFVSLSV comes from the exons ATGGCATCCAGcagtgaagaggagaggagtCTGCGTGAGTGCGAGCTCTATGTGCAGAAGCACAACATCCAGCAGCTGCTGAAAGACTGCATCGTGCAGCTGTGCACGGCGCGACCCGAGAGGCCCATGGCTTTCCTCCGAGAGTACTTTGAGAGACTTGAAAAG GAGGAGGCCAAGCAGTTGATTAACCAGCAGAAGGCAAGCTCACGTTCAGACTCGCGTGAGGATGAGGTTTCTCCTCCCATGAACCCGGTGGTAAAGGGCCGAAGGAGAAGAGGGGCGATCAGCGCCGAGGTCTACACTGAGGAGGATGCTGCTTCTTACGTGAGAAAG GTTATTCCTAAAGACTACAAGACCATGGCAGCGCTAGCTAAAGCTATTGAAAAGAACGTGCTTTTCTCACACTTAGATGACAATGAAAGAAg TGATATATTTGATGCCATGTTCCCTGTCACTTACATCGCTGGAGAGACTGTTATTCTGCAGG gtGATGAAGGTGACAACTTCTACGTCATCGACCAGGGCGAAATGGAT GTTTATGTGAATAATGATTGGGCAACCAGCATCGGTGAAGGTGGCAGTTTCGGCGAGTTGGCGCTGATCTATGGTACTCCCCGCGCTGCTACTGTCCGAGCTAAGACCGACGTCAAACTGTGGGGCATCGACAGAGACAGCTACAGGAGAATACTGATG gGAAGTACCCTGAGAAAGAGGAAGATGTACGAAGAGTTCCTTAGTAAAGTATCCATTCTCG AATCACTGGATAAATGGGAGCGTCTGACGGTGGCCGACGCCCTGGAGCCGGTGCAGTTTGAGGACAGCCAGAAGATTGTAGTACAGGGAGAACCAGGGGATGAGTTCTTCATCATACTGGAG GGGTGTGCAGCAGTACTGCAGAGACGATCCGAGAATGAGGAGTTTGTAGAAGTGGGTCGTTTGGGACCTTCAGACTACTTCG GTGAGATTGCGTTGTTAATGAATCGACCGCGCGCCGCCACTGTAGTGGCCCGAGGCCCTCTGAAATGCGTCAAGCTGGACCGGCCACGTTTCGAACGAGTGCTCGGCCCCTGCTCGGACATCCTGAAACGCAACATCCAGCAGTACAACAGCTTTGTGTCGCTGTCTGTCTGA